In Marinobacterium sp. LSUCC0821, the DNA window ATTCTTGTTGCTGTTGGTTTGGATATTGTTCGTCAATCTAAATCGGCTCTACGTGTTCAGCGAATGATGGGTGTGGTTGCAATTGTTTTAGCTCTGTTTGCAACACTGACGCCGGGTTCTAAAGTGATTAGCTCTGCTGTTACTCTTCACGAGCACAACAGCATGGTTGCTCTACAGGCGGCAGGTACTGACCTTGCAGCTAACCAGACTGCACGTCTTCTAGCAGAGCCAGTAGTGGCTGAGCACGCTGCGACTGTTGCAGCTAACTGGCAGCCAGCATTGCTTCTATTAGTACTTGTTGTTGCTGCACTACTAGTTTCTATCACTCTTAAACGTACTTTCGCTCTGGGTGCTGCTGCGCTTTATGCAGCGGGTGCTGTAGCGGTTGTTTCCATGGGAATGGCAGCGGTAGCGCCACTGCTTATCCTAGGTGCGGTCGTGTTGGCAGGTCTAACAACTGTGCCTTACATGTTCGATCGTGCACGTGCATTGAGTGAGTTTTAATTTTTCTAGGCCATTCCTAGCCGGGCTTGTCCCGGCTTTTTTTTGCCCGAAATAAACTCAGTAAAGCTTAGCTTCACGGAATCCCGTATACTGCGCCCATCTTACAAGGCGAAATTCTTATGGCTCAAAACTCAACAATTTTTAAAGTATTTCTTCAGATCGCAGATATGGATCGTCACTACTATGCCGACCACAATCTGACCTTAGCTCGTCACCCATCTGAGACTGATGAGCGAATGATGATGCGTCTGTTGGGTTTTGTCATAAATGCAGATGAGCGTTTGGAGTTTACTCGTGGTCTCTGTGTAGAGGATGAGCCAGATCTATGGAAGAAGAGCTACTCTGACGAAATTGAGCTATGGGTCGATGTAGGTTTGCCAGGCGAGAAACAGATCAAACGTGCTGCGAGTCGTGCACAGCAGGCACAAATAATTGCTTATGGTTCAGATCAGGCTTTTGATCCTTGGTGGAAGGGTGTGAAGGCCGTGGTGACTAAGCAGAGCAATGTTCAGTTACTTCGAGTCAATCCTGAGCAGAGTGAAGCCTTAGCAGATTTAGCTCAGCGCGGTACGCAACTGAGTGTGAACATCCAAGATGGCCAGCTTTGGTTTAGCAGTGAAAGTGGCGAGGTGACTATTGAGCTGGAAAAAATTTTCCCAGCTCAATAAGGGTTTACTGTAAGCCTTCAACCAATTGGTTGCAGGTGTTTAGTTCGTGAACAAAGGGCGAGTATTCGTTTGAATTCACAACAGCTTTTACAGCGGTCTCATCATCGAAAGTGATTACTAACTCGCATTTACCCTGTTGCGATGATTTGTTCTGTTCTGTATCCGAGTGATAGACCCAAACTGAAGTGTGCGGCCCGGTATCTGTTTTGCTTCGCGGACTCCCTAACTGCATCTCGACAGATGTTTTATCGAGTTTAATAAGACGTTCGCTAATCTTCTCAGTGGTGTCAAAACGCACCTGCGGGGCAGAACACGCGACGAGTAAAGATGTTGAAAGCAGTAGCCCAATTAATGCGGTACGGTTCATACTAACCTCCTAGAATTGAATTAAGCTAAGTCTTGCACGGCTTAACAGCCTCAGCAATAGAGTTTTACAAGGAATTTGAATGACTAAATTTGCCGATCTTGGATTGTGTGAAGAGCTGGTTGAGCAGTTACAGCTGCTAGGTCACCACACGCCGACACCGGTTCAGTCCGAAACCATTCCTTTGGCTCTAAATGGTGCTGACGTTGTTGCTGAAGCACAGACGGGAACCGGCAAAACTGCCAGCTTTGCCCTCCCAATGATCCAACGTCTGCAACGTGATGCCATTGAGGGTGAATACCGCCAGGTGCGTGGTTTGGTGTTAGTGCCAACGCGTGAACTTGCAGTTCAGGTGGCAGATCACACCCTCGAGTATGGACGCCCACTTAAGATGCGCGTCGTCTCTATCTTTGGCGGTGTTCGATTTGATAATCAGATTCGAAAATTAAAGCGCGGTGCAGATATCTTAGTCGCAACCCCGGGGCGACTTTTAGACTTGATCAGACACAACGAAATTTCCCTTAAAGAGGTTGAGATGTTGGTCTTTGATGAAGCCGATCGCATGTTGGATTTAGGTTTTATTGGCGATATTAGAAAGCTCTTGGACTTCATTCCCGAGAAGCGTCAAACGATGCTCTTCTCGGCAACCTTAAACGACTCTGTTGAGGTGCTGGCAGAAAAACTCCTGACAGAACCCAAGCGCATCTCCGTGACTCAACGCAATTCTGCCAGCAAACAGGTAAAGCAGAGTGCCTATGCTGTAGAGCATTCAGACAAATCGGATGTACTTGCGTTTCTTTTACGCAACGGTAACTGGCAGCAGGCCATCGTATTCACTCGAACCAAGAAGCGCGCGGATCAAGTGACGTTTGATTTGGCAGCCGAGGGGATAGGCGCGGTGGCAATACATGGTGATCGCTCCCAACGTGATCGTTTGGCAGCGCTAAAAGCATTTACAGAAGGTGAAGCCCAGATACTCGTGGCAACGGATGTTGCAGCGCGCGGTCTAGATATAGAGGCGCTGCCGCTTGTAGTGAACTATGAGTTACCTAATGTACCTGAGGCCTATGTGCACCGAATTGGGCGCACTGGCCGTGCTGGGCTACAGGGAAGGGCAATCTCTCTAGTGGGCGGTGATGAACGACGCTTCTTGAAGGCGATCTCTGATCTTTTAGGTAAGCCAATCCAACTTCAGCCGGTGCCAACTCTTGAATGTGGAAAGCTTGTTGAGGGTGGAGTGTTATCTGAGAAGAAGCGTAGCCCTAAAAATGGCAGTGTGTCGGCTAAAAATCACAGCTCTAAGGCAGCCCCTGAAACCTACCAAGTTGATAAATCTCGTAAAAGCTTGCGACCATCGCTTTTCAAAAAAGGGTAGCTCTGAACACTGCTCTTTAAGCCAGAAAGTCTTATAGAAATCATAACTGCAATAAATGTCATTTCGGTTTTGATTGAATCGAAAATATTGCTGAATCTATTCTGAAGATTTTTTCGTTTCTAACTGATTGAATTAACAGCTCTATGAATCATTTCTGAAGCGCAACAGTTACTCAGCCCCATATTTTCATAATCCTTTTCTACACTGAAGTTGTTCAGAAATTAAAGGAGCCCCTCATGAATACACTTATCCTAGCTACAGCGCTCTCATTTTTAAGCCCGGCTGAAGCCGCTACAGAAACATCAAACTGCAAATCGTTGGAGCGATATGCTGCCGTAGTCATGCATGCCCGCCAAACTGGTACCGGCAAAGCTGACATAAGCTCATTGGTTTCTACTATTCCGGCAAGTTACCAGCCAGCACTATCTAGCATGATTAACACGGCGTACAAGAAACCTCGTTTTCTATATTCCGGTGAGGAACGTTTAAATTCAGTCAATCAATTCCGTACAGAAATTGCACTTGAGTGCTACTCAAAGTGAGGATAGAACAATGAAAAAGTTAATGTTTACATCACTATTAGTTTCGACACTGTCTTTATCTGCAAGTGCATCGATAACGCTTCAGTCAGGTCAAGTTATTGGCCCTGATGGGGCTATTTATGATGGTATGTCACCACAAACTGAAGCTGCTTTGCTTGAATCTATCGAACCTGGCGAGACTAGGGTGGGAGTTGTTAACAATAGTTTTTACGTGATTGTTAATGATGAGATTACAACTGTTCCACTCAGTGATTTGCAGAGCTTAGATAGTGATTCACGTCTTGAGTACATAAAGGATGCAATAAAGAGTGACTACCTCGAGAGCGGATCAATTGAGTTATCTGATTCACTCAATCACAGTGAGGTGGAGAGAGAGCTTGAACATCAATCTAGTGAACTAGAGTCAGAAATGGAGCGTTATTCTTCTGAGATAGAGTCAGAGATAGCAAAGCATGAGACTGAAATTGAACAAGAATTAAGCAAACATGAAGCCGAAATTGAAAACGAACTTTCAAAGCATGAAACTGAAATAGAGCATCAGTTGGCGGAGCATAAATCCGAGATAGAAAGTGCTCATGATAATGGCGCTGAACACGATGATCATGATTCTGATGGCCATAGTTAAGAGTGTGTGAGCTAGATGGTTACAGTTCTAATCGACATCTAGCTCACTATATAAATCTACTCCTTATAAGAGGGATCGATCTTCTCAATGATGCGGGTGAAGGCTGCAACCGCATCTTTGCCTGCACCAAACTTCGGGTTGAAGTTGAGAGAGTCTCGTACACACTTATTAAGAACATCTTCTGGTATCTCAATCAGCTCACCCATCGATGCAGATGCCATCTGCACCTCACATGCGCGATTGACGAGCCACATTAGAGAGAATGCTTGCGCTAAGGTTGATCCTATAACGACGGGTCCATGGTTCTTGAGAAGAAGTACTGGTTTATCGCCAGCGCTCTCGAGAATACGAATCCCTTCATCTCGATGAACTGTAATACCTTCAAAGTCATGGTAGGCAACCTTCCCATACAGCTGAGCTGAATAAAAGTTAGTGTAACTTAACCCCTCTTTCAGACAGCAAACCGCGAGTGTAAGTGTGGTATGAACGTGCATGACACAGTGCCCACCTGGAACTCGCTTATGTATCTCGCCATGGAATGTGAATCCGGCAGGGTTTATCGGCCAATCAGAATGGCCAATGATGTTTCCGTCTATATCGACCTTAACCAGATTTGATGCAGTAACCTCAGTGTAGTGGAGCCCAAAAGGGTTTATCAAAAAGTGCTCATCTTCCCCGGGGATACGAAGTGAGATGTGGTTATAAATCGCCTCATCCCACTTCAAGTAAGCGAAGATACGGTACATAGCAGCGAGTTCTACACGGGCTTGCCACTCTTGTTCTGAATAGGTTGCTTTGGTCATGGGGTGTGGTTCTTTTTTATCTGTTTTGCAGTGAGTATAGAGGGCTGAGGGAAGGGTGTCAGCGGATAAGTCGTTCCTATTCAACTCTCAGAGAAGTAGTTGATCGTATCCATGTTTTTATGTGGTATGCCGATCATGTCTATTGTCTCGTGACCTATTAGATAAAACACTACGTGCTGACCTTTGGGAAGGCTGTAGTAGCCCTCGCAGATATCTGTTCTATGCCTACCCAAGAATGGATCCTCTGCTAACGATTTGAAGCAGGTCTCTAAACTCTTTAGATAGTGGTTGCGCTGACTATTACCCCAAGTTCTTTCAGTGTATCGGCCAATATTTTTTAGATCGTCGTATGCGCGGGGTGTGACTCGAACTCGTCGAACCAATTTTTTTGACATCAGGACTCCGCATCCAAGTCGGCGATCAATGAATCCATCGTAAAGTCCTCGACGAACTTTCCATTTTTGGCTTGTAATGCTCCTTCAGAAAGATGTGCACGAAGAGCTTCTATCTTGCTCTTGCGTTCTTCCATTGCTCTTAAAGCATCACGAACTACTTCGCTTGCGGATCCGTAACGACCGCTAGAAATTTCGTTTTTGATGAACGCTTCCCAATGTTCACCTAGGCTTAGGCTGGTAGTTGCCACAATTCACCTCATATATTCATATTTGTTAATAATGAATATAGTTTTATGGTGGTTGTAATTCAAGCATGGAGCACATTTAGTGTTTTCATGTGTGGCTTCTCTTAGTTCGAGTGGCGGGTTTGATGCAGGCCTTCCTGGCGCTCGGTCTGACGGAGCAGACTCTGGTAAATAAAAGTGGCGGGTTTGATTCGGGGCATCCTGCCCCTCACCCCTTTGGGGCAACACTTTGTGTTGTCCAAAACTACATCCTTGTAGTTTTGTCGAACCCGCTCCGCGGGCTCTGTAACCCGCCACAAAAATTAAAAAGGGCCACTCCCTTCGGGGTGGCCCTTTTTAATTTTGTATGGTGGAGGTGGCGTCCACCTAGGTCGTGTCACAATTTGTGTTGGCTAGTATTAATTTGTCATTATAAAACAATATCTTAAATTGTAATTTATAATTTTTATTTCTCTTTCTGTCGCATCATGTTGCACCCAATGCTATTATTTTATGTGGGAGCTTATGTGGTAACTGAAGCTGTCTTTGTGGTTCAAATTCCAATCTTCCAAATTCGATAGATAAATAGGGCTTCGAAGTGCCAAAAAAAGCTAAAGAATTAAGTGCCGCTGAAGTGCGACGACTTACTGATCAAGGACGTTATTCAGTGGGAGGGGTGGCCGGCCTGCAAATGCTGGTCTCAGCAACCGGAGCACGCTCGTGGGTTTTGCGAACACAAATGGGACAAAAGCGCCGTGATATAGGTTTGGGTGGATTCCCTGATGTTACTCTAGCTGGTGCTAGAGACAAGGCGAGAGAGTTACGCGAAAAAATATCTAACGGTATTGATCCTGTGCTAGAGAGGAAAGCAGCACGTGATGCAATGCGAGCCAGGCAAGCCAAAGTGTTAACATTCAAAGAAGCGGCATACCTATGCCATAACGCGCGCAAAGATGAATATAGTAATGTTAAGCACCGTCAGGATTGGATCAATTCATTAGAGCGTCATGCGTTCAGTGTAATAGGTGAGCTGTCTATCGATGCAATTGAGGTGCCACACGTTCTTAAAGTACTTGAACCAATTTGGAAAACCAAAACTGAAACCGCGACTAGGGTGCGCCAGCGTCTAGAGTCTGTTTTGAGCTGGGCAACAGTTTCTAAGTACCGCAGCGGCGATAATCCTGCGCGTTGGGCCGATAATCTAAGTGAGTTACTGCCTACTCCCAACAAAATTCGTAAGGTAAGACACCATAAAGCATTACCCTGGCAAAAGGTGCCAATGTTTATGGTTGATCTACAACAGCGAGAGGGTATTGGCGCACGTGCTCTGGAATTCATCATATTAACTGCTGCGCGCTCAGGTGAGGTTCGCTTCGCTACCTGGGATGAAATCGACTTGACTGCTAAGCTATGGACCGTCCCAGCTGATCGAATGAAAGCTCGCAAAGCTCACAATGTTCCGTTATCTGGTGCTGTTATAGAGTTACTTGAAGGTTTGCCCCGTATAGAGGGTAGCAATCTATTATTCACAGCACCGAGAGGGAATGCTTTATCAGATATGAGCATTTCAGCAGTATGCAAACGAATGGAAGTTGAGGCTACTCCTCATGGGTTTCGGTCATGCTTCAAAGATTGGGCACGGAGTCGTACTGCTTATCCCGATGAAGTTTCCGAACTTGCCCTTGCTCATGTTAACAATGATGCTACACGCGCAGCTTATGCACGGGATGAACTACTAGAACAACGTTCAAGACTAATGAGTGATTGGGCTAAATTCATAAATTCTTTATAACTAACTGTTAATTTGATGGGCTATGGATAACACAAAAATTAATCCTGTTCTCGAATATTTAGGTTATGGTGATCTACCCTTCCCGTACACTGATCCTGAGTTTTTATCTAAAGCAGAAGATGAACTAGTTACATGGAAAGACCTTCCAGATAGTTATAAGTTGGCCGCGCTTTGTCATCTTGAGTTTAAGTTTCTTTATCCAAACAGATTTGTGGTTGGTTTTTCAAAATGGTTGATATCAGGCCATCCGATTCATGTATTAATAGATTTCGAAACGATTGAAAAAGCTGGAATTAGGGTAACTCCAGCTATGCAAAAAATATTGGCTATAGCTACCAGTCAGTATCTTTATGACCAGACACCACTAAATAATCCTACTAATAAGACTACGGCCAAAAGGGTTGAAATTCAGAACCAG includes these proteins:
- a CDS encoding YaeQ family protein yields the protein MAQNSTIFKVFLQIADMDRHYYADHNLTLARHPSETDERMMMRLLGFVINADERLEFTRGLCVEDEPDLWKKSYSDEIELWVDVGLPGEKQIKRAASRAQQAQIIAYGSDQAFDPWWKGVKAVVTKQSNVQLLRVNPEQSEALADLAQRGTQLSVNIQDGQLWFSSESGEVTIELEKIFPAQ
- a CDS encoding outer membrane protein assembly factor BamE; translation: MNRTALIGLLLSTSLLVACSAPQVRFDTTEKISERLIKLDKTSVEMQLGSPRSKTDTGPHTSVWVYHSDTEQNKSSQQGKCELVITFDDETAVKAVVNSNEYSPFVHELNTCNQLVEGLQ
- a CDS encoding DEAD/DEAH box helicase, encoding MTKFADLGLCEELVEQLQLLGHHTPTPVQSETIPLALNGADVVAEAQTGTGKTASFALPMIQRLQRDAIEGEYRQVRGLVLVPTRELAVQVADHTLEYGRPLKMRVVSIFGGVRFDNQIRKLKRGADILVATPGRLLDLIRHNEISLKEVEMLVFDEADRMLDLGFIGDIRKLLDFIPEKRQTMLFSATLNDSVEVLAEKLLTEPKRISVTQRNSASKQVKQSAYAVEHSDKSDVLAFLLRNGNWQQAIVFTRTKKRADQVTFDLAAEGIGAVAIHGDRSQRDRLAALKAFTEGEAQILVATDVAARGLDIEALPLVVNYELPNVPEAYVHRIGRTGRAGLQGRAISLVGGDERRFLKAISDLLGKPIQLQPVPTLECGKLVEGGVLSEKKRSPKNGSVSAKNHSSKAAPETYQVDKSRKSLRPSLFKKG
- a CDS encoding class II aldolase/adducin family protein, which translates into the protein MTKATYSEQEWQARVELAAMYRIFAYLKWDEAIYNHISLRIPGEDEHFLINPFGLHYTEVTASNLVKVDIDGNIIGHSDWPINPAGFTFHGEIHKRVPGGHCVMHVHTTLTLAVCCLKEGLSYTNFYSAQLYGKVAYHDFEGITVHRDEGIRILESAGDKPVLLLKNHGPVVIGSTLAQAFSLMWLVNRACEVQMASASMGELIEIPEDVLNKCVRDSLNFNPKFGAGKDAVAAFTRIIEKIDPSYKE
- a CDS encoding type II toxin-antitoxin system RelE/ParE family toxin, whose product is MSKKLVRRVRVTPRAYDDLKNIGRYTERTWGNSQRNHYLKSLETCFKSLAEDPFLGRHRTDICEGYYSLPKGQHVVFYLIGHETIDMIGIPHKNMDTINYFSES
- a CDS encoding type II toxin-antitoxin system ParD family antitoxin, translating into MATTSLSLGEHWEAFIKNEISSGRYGSASEVVRDALRAMEERKSKIEALRAHLSEGALQAKNGKFVEDFTMDSLIADLDAES
- a CDS encoding integrase arm-type DNA-binding domain-containing protein, translating into MAGLQMLVSATGARSWVLRTQMGQKRRDIGLGGFPDVTLAGARDKARELREKISNGIDPVLERKAARDAMRARQAKVLTFKEAAYLCHNARKDEYSNVKHRQDWINSLERHAFSVIGELSIDAIEVPHVLKVLEPIWKTKTETATRVRQRLESVLSWATVSKYRSGDNPARWADNLSELLPTPNKIRKVRHHKALPWQKVPMFMVDLQQREGIGARALEFIILTAARSGEVRFATWDEIDLTAKLWTVPADRMKARKAHNVPLSGAVIELLEGLPRIEGSNLLFTAPRGNALSDMSISAVCKRMEVEATPHGFRSCFKDWARSRTAYPDEVSELALAHVNNDATRAAYARDELLEQRSRLMSDWAKFINSL